One window from the genome of Acinetobacter sp. ANC 7912 encodes:
- a CDS encoding TorF family putative porin has translation MSQLPKFSLLLLFATMASVAGAQDASTFANGEVSASVGVVNKYIYRGGEENDNPAVQLGVEYAHNSGVFAGYWGSTLNYDPSDESQNHGFEHDFYIGYGHELNENWSYKSQLISYYYQDGGTIYSEDGLDERRTTGFELLNDVSYKNLTMGLGVMLADASYANAGDVYLSAAYSYPLPKDFSLNTSIGASIYNDSHDDQLLNTTESVAFNEARIGFSKTLAEKIDVSLDYVYGGEDREGSDLDDHVVVGVNYNF, from the coding sequence ATGTCTCAACTGCCTAAATTTAGCCTACTTTTATTATTTGCAACCATGGCTTCTGTTGCTGGTGCACAGGATGCTTCAACCTTTGCAAATGGTGAAGTTTCGGCAAGCGTTGGTGTGGTCAATAAATATATTTATCGCGGTGGTGAGGAGAATGATAATCCGGCAGTGCAGCTGGGAGTGGAGTATGCGCATAACAGCGGCGTATTTGCTGGGTATTGGGGTTCAACCTTAAATTATGATCCTTCTGATGAAAGCCAGAATCATGGGTTTGAACATGATTTCTATATTGGTTATGGCCATGAGTTAAATGAGAACTGGAGTTATAAGTCTCAACTCATTTCTTATTATTATCAAGATGGCGGCACAATTTATAGTGAAGATGGTCTTGATGAGCGTCGGACTACGGGTTTTGAATTATTGAATGATGTTAGCTATAAAAACCTGACCATGGGGTTAGGGGTGATGCTAGCTGATGCTAGCTATGCCAATGCGGGAGATGTGTACTTAAGCGCAGCCTATAGCTATCCTTTACCAAAAGATTTTAGCCTGAATACTTCAATTGGCGCTTCAATTTATAATGATAGTCATGATGATCAGTTGCTTAATACTACCGAAAGTGTTGCATTTAATGAGGCGCGGATTGGTTTCAGCAAGACACTTGCTGAAAAAATTGATGTAAGCCTGGATTATGTTTACGGTGGTGAAGATCGCGAAGGCTCTGATTTGGATGATCATGTAGTTGTAGGGGTAAATTATAATTTCTAA
- a CDS encoding OprD family outer membrane porin, translating into MLKTQKLALAVLVNAALISTAYASEQSEAKGFVEDAEGTVLFRTGYLSRDFKDVPQGADTSSFAQTAMFKLDSGFTKGVVGFGAGIIGDASFKLGNNKHAGNGMIPRETGLDENGVPTKGLGDTYDHWARGGAYVKARVSNTTAVYGTQILDLPVLASNTARLVPEYFEGVLVTSNEIDNLSLTAGKFTKNQYSDQINSDGRNLDRAVVWGAKYKFNDALNASYYGTDVQDRLERHYVNANYTYALSEDSSLTHDFSGYHTEWDKEAEASSSRLGKDSSDRSNNIWALSSTYNKGPHSVMLAYQQSTGNTGYAYGENADGNQSIYLPNSYLSDFNGRDEKSAQVQYNLDFSKYGILGLNWTSAFVYGWDIDTDTDNNAKEQEFFNQVKYTVQSGFAKDTSLRLRYSHYRNDSAYANDYYLPDTNEWRIWLDIPVKLF; encoded by the coding sequence ATGTTAAAGACACAAAAACTTGCATTAGCAGTTTTAGTTAATGCTGCTCTTATTTCCACGGCTTATGCCAGTGAACAAAGTGAAGCAAAAGGCTTTGTAGAAGATGCCGAAGGTACAGTACTGTTCCGTACCGGTTACTTAAGCCGCGATTTTAAAGACGTGCCTCAAGGAGCGGATACTAGCTCTTTTGCCCAAACCGCTATGTTTAAACTGGATTCAGGCTTTACCAAAGGTGTTGTAGGCTTTGGTGCCGGCATCATTGGTGATGCATCTTTCAAATTAGGCAACAATAAACATGCTGGCAATGGCATGATTCCACGTGAAACAGGTTTAGATGAAAATGGTGTACCAACGAAAGGGCTTGGGGATACCTATGATCATTGGGCACGTGGTGGTGCTTATGTAAAAGCACGTGTTTCTAATACCACTGCTGTCTACGGTACGCAAATTCTAGATCTTCCTGTCCTTGCATCAAATACAGCTCGTTTGGTGCCTGAATATTTTGAAGGTGTATTAGTTACCAGTAATGAAATTGATAACTTGTCACTGACTGCCGGTAAATTTACTAAAAACCAGTACTCAGACCAAATCAACAGTGATGGTCGTAATTTAGATCGTGCAGTTGTATGGGGCGCAAAATATAAATTTAATGATGCCTTAAATGCTTCTTATTATGGTACAGATGTTCAAGATCGTTTAGAACGTCATTATGTGAATGCAAACTACACCTATGCTTTATCAGAAGATAGCAGTTTAACTCATGATTTCAGCGGCTATCATACTGAATGGGATAAAGAAGCTGAGGCTTCTTCCTCACGTTTAGGTAAAGATTCATCTGATCGTAGCAATAACATCTGGGCGCTTTCTAGTACCTATAATAAAGGCCCTCATAGTGTAATGTTGGCTTATCAACAAAGTACTGGTAATACTGGTTACGCATATGGTGAAAATGCTGATGGTAATCAAAGTATTTATTTACCAAACTCTTATCTGTCTGACTTCAACGGTCGTGACGAAAAATCAGCTCAAGTTCAATACAATTTAGATTTTTCTAAATATGGTATTCTTGGACTGAACTGGACTTCAGCATTTGTTTATGGCTGGGATATTGATACAGATACTGATAACAATGCAAAAGAACAAGAGTTTTTCAATCAAGTGAAATACACTGTTCAATCTGGTTTTGCTAAAGATACTAGCCTTCGTCTACGTTATTCGCACTATCGTAATGATTCTGCTTATGCTAATGATTATTACCTGCCTGACACCAATGAATGGCGTATCTGGTTAGATATTCCTGTGAAATTATTCTAA
- a CDS encoding MAPEG family protein has translation MQSISGIIYLILAACLLPYVFTMIAKKAGGFKAKDNQNPRDFLAQTTGVAKRANAVQQNSFESLPLFIAAILMAEYLVMPQSLIMTFGIGYLVFRVLYGICYLANWATLRSIMWLLSILCPITLLLLIIKII, from the coding sequence ATGCAAAGCATTAGTGGGATTATCTATCTCATTTTAGCGGCATGTCTGCTGCCTTATGTGTTTACCATGATTGCCAAAAAAGCTGGGGGCTTCAAAGCCAAAGATAATCAGAATCCACGGGATTTTCTGGCTCAAACGACCGGTGTAGCCAAGCGTGCTAATGCGGTACAGCAGAACAGTTTTGAAAGTCTGCCTTTATTTATTGCCGCGATCCTGATGGCGGAATATCTGGTGATGCCACAAAGCCTGATCATGACTTTCGGGATTGGCTATTTGGTATTTCGAGTGCTATATGGCATTTGCTACCTAGCAAATTGGGCGACACTACGTTCAATCATGTGGCTGCTTTCAATACTTTGTCCAATCACCTTGCTCTTGCTGATTATCAAAATTATTTAA
- the ppa gene encoding inorganic diphosphatase: MSYSNIPAGKDAPNDIYVIVEIPANAAPIKYEIDKDSDALFVDRFMGTAMFYPANYGYVPNTLSLDGDPLDVLVVTPHPVEPGSVIRCRPVGKLNMEDDGGVDAKLVAVPHEKLTPLYKDVQEYTDLPALLISQIEHFFQHYKDLEPGKWVKLSGWEGADVAKQEVLSSIEAYKAANK, from the coding sequence ATGAGCTACAGCAATATCCCAGCGGGTAAAGACGCACCAAATGACATCTATGTAATCGTCGAAATTCCTGCAAATGCAGCGCCAATCAAATACGAAATCGACAAAGATTCTGATGCATTATTTGTAGACCGTTTCATGGGTACAGCAATGTTCTACCCAGCAAACTACGGTTATGTACCAAATACACTTTCTCTAGATGGTGACCCTCTAGATGTATTGGTAGTAACTCCACACCCAGTTGAGCCAGGCTCTGTAATTCGTTGCCGTCCTGTAGGTAAACTGAACATGGAAGATGACGGTGGTGTTGATGCGAAACTGGTTGCAGTTCCACACGAAAAATTAACTCCGCTGTACAAAGATGTTCAAGAGTATACCGATCTTCCTGCACTGCTGATCAGCCAAATCGAACACTTCTTCCAACACTACAAAGACTTAGAACCAGGCAAATGGGTTAAGTTAAGTGGTTGGGAAGGTGCTGATGTTGCGAAACAAGAAGTACTAAGCTCAATTGAAGCTTACAAAGCAGCAAACAAATAA